Proteins encoded together in one Plasmodium cynomolgi strain B DNA, chromosome 9, whole genome shotgun sequence window:
- a CDS encoding small nuclear ribonucleoprotein Sm D1 (putative), producing MKLVTFLMKLTNENVTIELKNGTLVTGIITGVDIRMNTHMKNVKVVIKNKNVGEYNVNTKQFLSLDHITIRGNNIRYFILSDSLPLDTLLVDDTPKQKISKDKGFASKDKVKAGGKGRGRGRKIMKR from the coding sequence ATGAAACTGGTGACCTTCTTAATGAAATTAACAAACGAAAATGTCACTATCGAGTTAAAGAACGGAACCCTCGTGACGGGGATCATAACGGGAGTGGACATCAGAATGAACACACACATGAAGAACGTTAAAGTcgtaattaaaaacaaaaatgtcgGTGAGTATAATGTTAATACGAAGCAGTTTTTGTCGCTGGATCACATAACGATCAGGGGGAATAACATACGGTACTTTATTCTCTCCGACAGCCTCCCGCTCGACACGTTGCTGGTGGACGACACGCCCAAACAGAAGATATCCAAGGACAAGGGCTTTGCAAGCAAGGACAAGGTGAAGGCCGGGGGAAAGGGCAGGGGGCGCGGTcgcaaaattatgaaaagg
- a CDS encoding ThiF family protein (putative): MDPNLRNPPSGENKTEKGQPKREEAEGVDILKHCHNEFKMDISFFTKLYEQKIEIYKHRCEYINLLSSSKVHRMKVTVNHPYLPDGSEPVVFEHPYVSCSVVEIDKNSFPHIEGESTQNAVQSMSHEEMAEKENVTRRYTIPSDVSDGVEEPLSSMYTTRSADMKNTQGKDTKDKKRNSFSKKYRGILLNFNTLEEFLSTKRCTHINYTMSNLRRYLKKASHVNDGPADGTKKKDNIYEDSFWIYKPNELNYFEKINTYLILTFFDLKNFLCYYSLANPVVNPPVHFKMVEPSERLYFFIDSEVMYLDWRKNHINVGDLLYLSHQIDTSFQGNKLFIQSGAFLLLKFDMEELSLHNDDMYMEIYQSSLYRLVVSDQLGERKEEIDFASLDSFKGVCDYLFGIREKYSQRSNTCMYACSDSSVEQLKKFCTLDCNCHLDDPKVKYNNNPYHVLRSYAGLTVLPLSCLGELKEDLQNMKEKKLKYVKENFFHVYICLVDPNCFFTSLGWDFRNLLYCLSLKYELHDFEIELLIFRDFSLLSEELVCKAFSTHLLWNYPYLKNPIGIIPGMCNADISSMKNSQYRKVSKMVTRDYGAMHMEREREGIGKREEPYVGGKANSGETHISQGNGRLVKYMLNSSVFKIKVPGRGDLGGEAATGGAATGGAVTGEAATGEAATGEGAALVGAARVRCAPGWKRRAGAKGDSSIHKVSLRNFVNRDVVQRIALEQHVKLIKWKLLKDLKEEKITSLKVLILGMGTVGCNVARTCVTWGIKHLTFVDNSVVKHSNVGRQSLYTTDDVEDESKMPVHKVVAAKRSLLKIAPDLKIEAKFIDIPMPGHSIYVSNSRICKTRETIEELNYLISNHDVVFMATDSKESRYFPSLLIAEKQYNAMRQLQNGHNCEQQHRVTTLPTEDCTTPVGCDSPSDYHSDLYMQLSKQDNLTHEAIRERQTFYNNILTNVNQLAKMPPLGITIALGFESLHIIRHPYLYFKAGCFYCNDLHSPQNSSFGQPLDEKCTVTRGGLSSISGGLSVELLITLTQHPLYFFAPHTNRDQYVYSNHMHMSGGKPCKEETDMVKNNRGASSNCLVSCLGATPHILSLNLAEFTMRKMYCSAFDRCMCCSEKVILRYQECREAFVENVIRDSSVLERITGIDELREKESDVIMLD; this comes from the exons ATGGACCCCAACTTAAGGAACCCCCCATCAGGGGAgaataaaacagaaaaaggtcaaccaaaaagggaagaagcagaaggggtGGACATTCTGAAGCACTGCCACAACGAGTTCAAAATggacatttcttttttcacaaaattgtatgaacAGAAAATTGAAATTTACAAACATCGATGTGAGTACATCAATCTTCTTTCGAGTAGCAAAGTGCATAGAATGAAGGTGACGGTGAATCATCCCTACCTGCCGGATGGTTCGGAGCCGGTGGTGTTCGAGCATCCCTACGTCAGTTGTAGCGTGGTGGAAATTGATAAGAATTCTTTTCCGCATATCGAGGGGGAAAGCACTCAAAATGCAGTACAGAGTATGTCCCATGAAGAAATGGCAGAAAAGGAGAACGTTACTAGAAGGTACACTATCCCGAGTGACGTAAGTGATGGAGTAGAGGAGCCCTTGTCCTCGATGTACACAACAAGGAGCGCAGATATGAAAAACACACAGGGGAAGGATACTAAGGATAAGAAAAGGAACTCTTTTTCAAAGAAATATCGGGGCATTTTACTAAACTTCAACACACTGGAGGAATTTCTATCCACAAAAAGGTGTACACATATTAATTACACAATGAGCAATTTGAGGAGGTATTTGAAGAAAGCTAGCCATGTGAATGATGGCCCCGCagatggaacaaaaaaaaaagacaacatTTATGAGGATTCCTTTTGGATATATAAACCAAATGAGCTAaactattttgaaaaaataaacacctATTTaattttgactttttttgatcttaaaaattttctgtgTTATTACAGCTTGGCCAACCCGGTGGTGAATCCTCCTGTCCATTTTAAGATGGTAGAACCAAGTGAAcgattgtatttttttatcgacTCTGAGGTGATGTACCTAGATTGGAGAAAGAATCACATCAACGTGGGAGATTTGCTCTACTTGTCTCACCAAATTGATACCTCCTTTCAGGGGAATAAACTGTTCATACAGTCTGGGGCATTTCTTCTGTTAAAGTTTGACATGGAGGAGTTATCCCTACACAATGATGATATGTATATGGAAATATACCAGAGTAGCCTTTATCGCTTAGTTGTTTCCGATCAACTTGGAgagaggaaagaagaaatagaTTTTGCTTCGTTGGACTCCTTCAAGGGTGTGTGTGACTATCTATTCGGCATTCGCGAGAAGTACTCTCAAAGGAGTAACACCTGCATGTATGCCTGTTCAGATAGCTCAGTGgagcagttaaaaaaattctgcacACTCGATTGTAACTGCCACTTGGATGATCCAAAGGTGAAATATAACAACAACCCTTATCACGTACTGCGCAGTTATGCTGGACTCACCGTCCTACCCTTAAGCTGCTTAGGCGAACTGAAAGAAGATCTACAAAatatgaaggagaaaaaattaaaatatgttaaagaaaattttttccacgtaTACATCTGCCTCGTGGATCCAAATTGCTTCTTCACATCCCTAGGTTGGGATTTCAGAAATCTCTTATATTGTCTCTCcttaaaatatgaattacACGATTTCGAAATCGAGTTGCTTATTTTTAGGGATTTTTCTTTACTGTCTGAGGAACTGGTGTGCAAGGCATTCTCCACTCATTTGTTGTGGAATTACCCCTACTTGAAAAATCCCATTGGTATCATCCCTGGGATGTGTAATGCGGATATTTCATCTATGAAGAACTCTCAGTACAGGAAGGTATCCAAAATGGTTACTCGAGATTATGGTGCCATGCATATGGAGAGAGAACGTGAGGGGATCGGTAAAAGGGAAGAACCTTACGTGGGAGGGAAAGCTAACTCTGGGGAGACACACATCTCTCAGGGGAACGGCCGACTGGTGAAGTACATGCTAAATTCGtcagtttttaaaataaaggtGCCAGGCAGGGGCGACcttgggggagaagcggctACGGGGGGAGCGGCCACGGGGGGAGCGGTCACGGGGGAAGCGGCTACGGGGGAAGCGGCTACGGGGGAAGGGGCTGCTCTCGTGGGGGCTGCCCGCGTCCGGTGCGCGCCCGGGTGGAAGCGGCGCGCGGGGGCAAAGGGCGACAGCTCCATCCACAAAGTTAGCCTGCGCAACTTTGTCAACAGAGACGTAGTACAGAGAATAGCCCTCGAGCAACATGTGAAGTTAATAAAATGGAAGCTGCTCAAAGAtttaaaagaggaaaaaataacctcATTGAAGGTATTAATCCTAGGCATGGGGACAGTAGGGTGTAATGTCGCAAGGACGTGTGTAACCTGGGGAATAAAGCACTTAACCTTCGTCGATAACTCTGTCGTAAAGCATTCGAACGTAGGTAGGCAGTCCCTGTACACCACAGATGACGTGGAAGATGAGTCTAAAATGCCAGTACACAAAGTAGTCGCTGCGAAACGgagtttattaaaaattgccCCAGATTTGAAGATCGAGGCGAAATTTATTGACATTCCTATGCCTGGCCATTCGATCTACGTCTCCAATTCACGCATATGTAAGACGAGGGAGACAATCGAggaattaaattatttgataTCCAATCATGATGTCGTTTTTATGGCAACTGATTCGAAGGAATCAAGGTACTTCCCCAGTTTGCTAATTGCGGAGAAGCAGTATAACGCTATGAGGCAGTTGCAAAATGGACATAACTGTGAGCAGCAGCACAGGGTCACCACCCTCCCCACGGAGGACTGCACTACCCCCGTGGGGTGTGATTCCCCTAGTGATTACCATAGCGATCTCTACATGCAATTATCGAAGCAGGACAACCTCACGCACGAAGCAATCCGTGAAAGGCAAACTTTTTACAACAATATCCTCACCAATGTAaaccagctagccaaaatgccACCCCTGGGAATTACAATAGCCTTAGGATTCGAATCGCTACACATAATTCGACACCCCTACTTGTATTTTAAGGCTGGCTGCTTTTACTGTAACGATTTGCACTCTCCTCAAAATTCTTCATTTGGCCAACCCCTGGATGAGAAATGTACTGTAACTAGAGGAGGACTAAGTAGCATCAGTGGTGGTCTATCTGTGGAGTTGTTAATAACCCTAACGCAACAcccgctatatttttttgcacctcaCACGAATAGAGATCAGTATGTGTATAGCAACCACATGCATATGAGTGGAGGGAAGCCTTGTAAGGAGGAGACAGACATGGTGAAGAACAACAGGGgtgcttcttcaaattgtctCGTTTCTTGCTTGGGAGCCACACCTCACATTTTATCCCTCAATTTGGCCGAGTTTACCATGAGGAAAATGTATTGCAGTGCCTTCGACCGATGCATGTGTTGCTCGGAGAAGGTCATTTTGCGCTACCAGGAGTGCCGGGAGGCCTTCGTCGAAAAT gtcATCCGCGACAGCAGCGTACTCGAGAGGATCACGGGCATCGACGAGCTCAGGGAGAAGGAAAGCGACGTGATCATGTTGGACTGA
- a CDS encoding threonyl-tRNA synthetase (putative) produces the protein PSARSAGNVAHSNDAQRRRYSRNAYLVKKKNALYVNQLWSSEPSWKKKNSYKVSKVAFKRMASTTSVDKFQGDLLEKLKQNLVVGENPAFIQERLAKYNELKEKKRIEREEVLKSDAKLTRSINVQLLDGSVKVGQCNVTTPFHIASSISKRLAEDSIVARVTYVEKVDLELCDIEDEEQEAEAKDATVGGSAAVGGETPLLWDMNVPLLGSCKIEFLNMEHEEAKKTFWHSSAHMLGSSLEKLFGGYLTIGPPLKEGFYYDIYLREFSITNEHYKKIEEEFNKLIKENAEFEKLICTKDEVMDLFKYNPFKLNLIKSKIPENKKTSVYRCGNFIDLCLGPHIKSTGKAKAFKVLKNSAAYWLGNKNNDSLQRVYGITFQKKSELNDYLNFLEEAKKRDHRNVGKKLHFFFDKDTSPGSCFWLPHGAKIYNKLIDFVRREYRIRMYEEVITPNVFSCDLWKTSGHYQNYKECMFIFNVEEKEWGMKPMNCPGHCIMFKQLNASYRSLPIRLADFGVLHRNEISGSLSGLTRVRRFQQDDSHIFCTFEQIKEEVLGTLRFIFFIYDLFGFKYELFLSTRPKKFIGNISTWDFAEQALKDALNSANISWKLNEGDGAFYGPKIDILLKDSINRTHQCGTIQLDFQLPCRFNLQYKNRDFGALNEGGNGESGAVKREEVAEKAEGNPSQDQGAAADLAADASDATNAADTANTAEQLKRGFDRPVIIHRAILGSVERFVAILIEHTAGKLPFWISPRQAIVLPVSDKFNDYANYVYQTLNQHFFDVEIDTSLNTLNKKIREAQLNQFNFILVVGEKELTTNTVTVRNRDDQNNHEVCSLEELIARFRKLLEVNSMPLNQVKPFKQEKPPQ, from the coding sequence CCAAGTGCAAGGAGCGCCGGCAACGTTGCTCACTCGAATGACGCACAGAGGAGGCGCTACAGTCGAAACGCTTATTTggtcaagaaaaaaaacgccctgTACGTGAACCAACTGTGGAGCAGCGAACCCAgctggaaaaagaaaaactccTACAAGGTAAGTAAAGTGGCTTTTAAAAGGATGGCATCGACCACCAGCGTTGATAAATTCCAGGGGGACCTTTTGGAGAAATTAAAACAGAATTTGGTCGTGGGGGAGAACCCAGCGTTTATCCAGGAGAGGCTAGCTAAGTACAACGAgttgaaggagaagaagcgaaTCGAAAGGGAGGAGGTACTCAAGAGTGACGCAAAATTGACCAGAAGCATAAATGTGCAGTTGCTGGATGGGTCTGTGAAGGTGGGACAGTGTAATGTAACTACCCCGTTTCATATTGCCAGCTCCATTTCGAAGAGGCTGGCGGAGGACTCCATCGTGGCGCGCGTGACCTACGTGGAGAAGGTGGACCTGGAGCTCTGCGATATAGAGGATGAGGAGCAAGAAGCGGAGGCGAAGGATGCCACCGTGGGAGGAAGCGCCGCCGTGGGAGGCGAAACGCCCCTCCTGTGGGACATGAACGTGCCTCTGCTCGGAAGCTGCAAAATCGAGTTCCTCAACATGGAGCACGAGGAAGCGAAGAAGACCTTCTGGCACTCCTCAGCACACATGTTAGGTAGCAGCTTGGAAAAACTATTTGGAGGATACCTAACCATTGGACCACCACTTAAAGAAGGGTTCTACTACGATATCTATCTGCGAGAATTCTCCATAACGAATGAAcactacaaaaaaattgaagaagaattCAACAAGCTGATAAAAGAAAACGCAGAGTTCGAAAAACTGATCTGTACAAAAGACGAAGTGATGGATCTCTTTAAATATAATccatttaaattaaatttgataaaatcgAAAATaccagaaaataaaaaaacatcagTATATAGGTGTGGTAATTTTATAGACCTCTGTTTAGGGCCACATATAAAAAGTAcaggaaaagcaaaagcatttaaagtgttaaaaaattcagcTGCTTACTGGttaggaaataaaaataatgatagtTTACAAAGAGTTTATGGAATaactttccaaaaaaaaagtgaattaaatgattatttaaattttttggaagaagcaaaaaaaagagatcaTCGTAatgttgggaaaaaattacattttttttttgataaagaTACATCACCAGGATCATGTTTTTGGCTACCTCATGgagcaaaaatatacaataaatTAATTGACTTTGTTCGAAGAGAATATAGAATAAGGATGTATGAAGAAGTGATTACACCAAATGTCTTTAGTTGTGATTTGTGGAAAACTTCAGGACATTATCAAAACTACAAAGAgtgtatgtttatttttaatgtagAGGAGAAGGAGTGGGGGATGAAGCCTATGAACTGTCCAGGACATTGTATCATGTTTAAACAGTTAAATGCATCATATAGGTCGTTACCGATAAGATTAGCTGACTTTGGTGTTTTACACAGGAATGAAATTTCGGGTAGTTTGAGTGGACTTACTAGAGTACGGAGATTTCAACAGGATGactcacatattttttgtacttttgaACAAATAAAGGAAGAAGTGTTAGGGACTCTccgttttatatttttcatctatGATCTGTTTGGATTTAAATACGAGTTGTTTTTATCCACGAGACCGAAGAAATTTATTGGGAATATCTCCACGTGGGACTTTGCAGAACAGGCTTTAAAGGACGCTCTCAATTCAGCCAATATATCGTGGAAACTGAACGAGGGGGATGGAGCTTTTTATGGTCCCAAAATTGACATTTTACTGAAGGACAGCATCAACCGTACTCATCAGTGTGGCACCATCCAGCTGGATTTCCAGCTCCCCTGTAGATTCAACCTGCAGTATAAGAATAGGGACTTTGGGGCACTCAACGAGGGGGGTAATGGGGAAAGCGGCGCGGTCAAGCGGGAGGAAGTGGCCGAAAAGGCCGAGGGCAATCCGTCCCAGGATCAGGGCGCAGCTGCAGACCTCGCCGCGGATGCCTCGGATGCCACGAATGCCGCAGATACCGCGAATACCGCAGAGCAGCTGAAAAGGGGCTTCGACCGACCGGTTATTATCCACAGAGCTATCCTCGGCTCCGTGGAAAGGTTCGTCGCCATTCTGATAGAACACACAGCTGGGAAGCTACCCTTCTGGATCTCTCCCAGACAAGCCATCGTCCTCCCCGTAAGTGACAAGTTCAATGATTACGCCAATTACGTATACCAAACGCTCAACCAGCACTTCTTCGATGTGGAGATAGACACTTCGCTGAACACGCTCAACAAGAAAATACGGGAGGCGCAGCTGAACCAGTTTAACTTCATTTTGGTCGTGGGGGAGAAGGAGCTAACGACCAACACCGTGACTGTGCGCAACAGGGATGATCAGAACAACCACGAGGTGTGCTCCCTGGAGGAGCTCATCGCTCGTTTCCGGAAACTGCTCGAGGTCAACTCGATGCCCTTAAACCAGGTGAAGCCCTTCAAGCAGGAGAAGCCCCCCCAGTGA
- a CDS encoding 40S ribosomal protein S18 (putative) — translation MSLQVIDQNDFQHILRILNTNVDGKEKVTIALTAIKGIGKRMATVICKQANVDSTKRAGELTTEEINNIVHIMNAPSQFKIPDWFLNRRKDVKEGKNLHVIANQLDSYLREDLERMKKIRLHRGLRHHWGLRVRGQHTKTTGRRGRTVGVSKKKGA, via the exons ATGTCACTCCAAGTGATAGACCAAAACGATTTTCAGCACATACTGAGAATCTTGAATACTAACGTtgatggaaaggaaaaggtcACCATTGCCTTGACGGCCATAAAAGGAATTGGGAAGAGAATGGCCACTGTGATTTGCAAGCAGGCCAATGTGGACTCGACCAAGAGAGCAGGTGAACTCACCACGGAGGAGATAAATAAC ATTGTGCACATCATGAATGCCCCATCGCAATTCAAAATCCCCGACTGGTTCTTAAACCGAAGGAAGGATgtaaaggaaggaaaaaatttgcacgtCATCGCCAACCAGCTGGACTCCTACCTACGTGAAGACTTggaaagaatgaaaaaaatcagaCTGCACAGAGGTCTACGTCACCACTGGGGACTGAGAGTTCGTGGTCAACATACCAAGACCACTggacgaagaggaagaactgTTGGTGTGTCCAAAAAGAAGGGAGCGTAA
- a CDS encoding kelch domain-containing protein (putative), producing IVQNKCVNNFIRYVPGINLFEKIRLNSEDITPRAFHSGNVISEDNKKSIIVFGGMNEKDEILDETFKFDFQAKKWERVESTTKPSARYKHASFNFNDAIFIHGGLNPHNAVLSDFWHSAQLFDNEWMIIYGGITNGWIENYALSDMYALNIYTFSWFEVDISTSKSFNRGYYGSLCLVPYKKSLHIFGGTDESSEFSDAFSMSPLVTYVSYKTLTGKFEQLNTKMKNIDENLNDNDHVNLAEFELKIAELKEDVNNINNMMKTFEMKFSALEKLNEQCEKLLSKNMNAEALEKLEQRIRKLESSNVLMKHDSI from the exons ATTGTACAGAATAAAtgtgttaataattttataaggTATGTGCCTGGCATcaatttatttgaaaaaatcagATTAAATTCGGAAGACATTACTCCTCGAGCATTTCACTCGGGCAATGTTATTTCGGAAGATAACAAAAAGAGCATTATTGTATTTGGAGgaatgaatgaaaaagatGAAATACTTGATGAAACGTTTAAATTTGATTTCCAAGCAAAGAAATGGGAACGAGTGGAGAGCACTACAAAACCAAGCGCTAGATATAAACACGCTTCCTTCAATTTTAACGATGCCATATTCATTCATGGTGGGCTAAATCCACACAATGCTGTATTGTCCGACTTCTG GCACTCCGCGCAACTCTTCGACAACGAGTGGATGATTATATACGGAGGAATCACAAACGGGTGGATCGAAAACTACGCTCTGTCCG ACATGTACGCACTGAACATTTACACCTTCTCCTGGTTCGAAGTTGACATCAGTACCTCAAAAAGCTTCAACAGGGGATACTATGGATCGTTATGTTTAGTTCCTTATAAGAAGTCACTCCACATTTTTGGAGGGACGGACGAGTCGAGCGAATTCTCTGATGCTTTCAGCATGTCCCCCTTAGTTACGTACGTGTCATACAAAACCTTGACGGGGAAATTCGAGCAGctaaacacaaaaatgaaaaacatcgacgaaaatttaaatgacAATGATCATGTGAATTTAGCCGAATTCGAGTTAAAAATAGCTGAGTTGAAAGAGGACGTGAacaacataaataatatgatgAAGACCTTCGAGATGAAGTTTTCCG CACTCGAAAAGCTGAACGAGCAGTGCGAAAAGCTACTCTCCAAAAACATGAACGCGGAAGCTTTGGAAAAATTAGAACAGCGCATTCGAAAGCTGGAATCGTCCAACGTGTTGATGAAGCATGACAGCATA
- a CDS encoding kelch domain-containing protein (putative) → MASSNKFLNVKKEDSYLAKFTHDTIILAENLFKIIAKPFRHGDSSALEEYADEGNVESISFCSEVLPFYCKSELIHRGDVFNVRFGHSCIFYKNNIYIYGGNQLSESFNSKLIKFSTEMKVFSFVEERTPPQSRYYATLNLVYSSALKEQCLFLFGGKRGKYITNDTYMFNLSNNTWEHIKVQFSPPPVFGHVSFKYKNIIFIHGGNMGNLNVNNDIWCFFEEEKKWVKIMSKDEYYKKVIYKPSARFFHSCSVCISNQGNDVKAFIFGGLNSNNKCVEDTFWCYSLSNGKWTPIENSLGKIPVQRFGHSSTVLNDRWFLLCGGYNFCWYSKSELMDIHAYDINLNTWSCLNVYGTPLVTHHFYGKIIQVDESGYFFIFGGLRNNEMSNKIYKFTTLLATPYFKALRDKMDEMEKKVLYLEKNPVQLLNPSYGRDINEIKGTLNGISFTLVKYIQLASDINEKIKISNELAKSNYPQLSEKFEQYNKQYDSLVSRIDHLDSTLSDSDLDVRRGDNENNLRKSSSSFTLSSEPSGEHNGQATNVL, encoded by the exons atggcatcgtcaaataaatttttgaatgtaaaaaaggaagactcCTACTTGGCCAAGTTTACACATGACACCATCATATTGgcagaaaatttatttaaaattattgccAAGCCTTTCAGGCATGGAGATTCGTCAGCTTTGGAAGAGTATGCTGATGAGGGCAATGTGGAGTCCATCTCCTTCTGTTCGGAGGTGTTACCTTTTTACTGTAAATCGGAGTTAATTCATCGGGGAGACGTTTTCAACGTCCGCTTTGGCCATTCCTGCATTTTCTACAAGAacaacatatacatatatggcGGCAACCAACTCAGCGAATCCTTCAACTCGAAGCTGATTAAGTTCAGCACTG AGATGAAAGTGTTCAGCTTCGTGGAAGAACGGACCCCACCGCAGAGCCGGTACTACGCAACGCTGAATTTAGTCTACTCTAGTGCCCTAAAAGAACAGTGCCTATTCTTATTTGGAGGAAAGCGGGGCAAGTACATCACGAACGACACGTATATGTTTAATTTAAGTAACAACACCTGGGAACACATAAAGGTGcaattttctcccccccccgtttTTGGACATGTGTCttttaaatacaaaaacatcATTTTCATCCACGGAG GGAACATGGGGAACCTAAACGTGAACAACGACATTTGGTGCTTCttcgaagaggaaaaaaaatgggtcaaAATTATGAGCAAGGATGAGTATTACAAGAAGGTGATTTACAAACCCAGTGCCAGGTTTTTCCACTCGTGTTCTGTGTGCATATCTAATCAGGGAAATGACGTCAAGGCGTTTATCTTCGGAGGGCTGAACTCCAACAATAAGTGCGTTGAGGATACCTTCTGGTGTTACTCCTTAAGTAACGGGAAGTGGACCCCAATTGAGAATTCCCTTGGGAAGATCCCCGTGCAGCGATTTGG ACACAGCTCCACTGTTCTGAACGACAGGTGGTTCCTCCTCTGCGGGGGGTACAACTTCTGCTGGTACTCCAAGTCGGAGCTGATGG ACATTCACGCGTACGATATCAATTTGAACACCTGGTCATGTCTGAACGTGTACGGCACACCTCTAGTTACTCACCATTTTTATGGAAAGATCATCCAAGTGGATGAGAGTGGctacttcttcatcttcgGGGGACTGCGCAACAACGAAATGTCCAATAAGATTTACAAATTCACGACGCTCCTCGCCACGCCATACTTCAA AGCCCTGCGAGACAAGAtggacgaaatggaaaagaaggtCCTCTACCTGGAAAAGAACCCAGTGCAGTTACTGAACCCGTCTTATGGAAGAGATataaacgaaataaaagGCACCCTCAATGGAATTTCCTTCACGCTTGTCAAGTACATACAGCTAGCTAGTgacataaatgaaaaaataaaaatctcGAATGAACTTGCCAAGAGTAACTATCCACAACTGTCAGAGAAGTTTGAACAATACAACAAGCAGTATGACTCTTTGGTCAGCAGAATTGACCACCTGGATAGCACTCTCTCCGATTCGGACCTCGATGTTAGGAGGGGGGACAATGAGAACAACTTGCGCAAGAGTAGCTCTAGTTTTACTCTATCCAGCGAGCCGAGCGGCGAGCACAACGGTCAGGCGACCAATGTGTTGTGA
- a CDS encoding hypothetical protein (putative): MNPFNFKYVTASAQRHVLIYTTTFWKKPIYGICPDIGWAFHLAIHLAVHLTFGGEFTTGLIIVVVISILPKSYVSHFVCLLKRMSSALHRAKRGLLIIYGQTLR, from the exons ATGAACCCTTTTAACTTTAAATATGTCACTGCTTCAGCTCAGAGGCATGTTTTAATATACACAACTACGTTTTGGAAGAAACCAATTTATGGGATCTGCCCCGAC ATTGGATGGGCATTTCATTTGGCAATCCATTTGGCAGTTCACCTAACCTTTGGGGGCGAATTCACCACAGGATTAATCATCGTGGTCGTCATTTCCATA CTTCCTAAGTCTTATGTTAG ccattttgtgtgtttgCTAAAACGTATGTCGTCTGCACTGCACAGGGCGAAAAGGGGCCTATTAATCATATATGGGCAAACACTCCGATAA
- a CDS encoding hypothetical protein (putative) — protein sequence MDHPTQSFLNDPNMPEEEKKVLVDANTRKEWESTGQWMKRKEFLLKMLSYHKQNNLKIDVDKFVKMGHMYYNMKYLSCTYSTQVVEEMRMYEQG from the coding sequence ATGGATCACCCGACGCAGTCATTTTTAAACGACCCGAATATGcccgaagaagaaaaaaaagtgctcgTAGACGCAAACACGAGAAAGGAATGGGAGTCCACCGGGCAGTGGATGAAGCGGAAGGAATTCCTCCTGAAAATGCTGAGTTATCACAAACAAAATAACCTAAAAATCGATGTCGACAAATTTGTAAAGATGGGCCATATGTATTACAACATGAAGTACCTCAGCTGTACGTACAGCACGCAGGTAGTGGAGGAGATGCGCATGTACGAGCAGGGTTGA